The region CAGTGGTATAAATAGTGTTTGTGTCATGATTGTACAATTTTGTCTTCCATAATTTGCCTTAAACTTACATGGAGTTTTGCTTGATTTCTTAAAGCTAAAACTTTAGCACCCTTGGTTTTGCAGGGCCAACTATTGTCTTCTTTCAAGAAAATACGGGAAGTATCCTTGCATGTACTTGTTATTCATAAGAATGGCCTTGCTCTTTCTTCTTCCAATTAGTATATATTTGATTGTACCTATTACTTTTGAAAGATGTTTACAAAGTTAAATTCTAATATTTAGATAGTTAATATTAAAAGGTTAAAGTCTAGTTAAAGATTTTACTGAACATGGTGTGAATGGTGTACGGAATGATATGAATGAGCCCACTGTCTTTAAAGTGAAGTCAAGCTAGTTTTTCATATTTTATTATTCTGTATCACTGCCTAATCTCTAtctcttttattttttttcagaCGGTTACCAAGACCATGCCCGAGAGTAATATTCACAGAGGAGATGCTGAACTTGGAGGATGCCAGAATCACGCGCATTATCATAATGTAAAATTTGTTGGTCCTCCATTTCTCTCTATGTAGCTTTTACTCAATTTCGGTTGTTTATTTAGGTATATGGAATGTTGATGGCGAGATCAACATATGAACGCATGAAAGTAGCTAATGAGAGTAAGTGTCCATTTGTTCTCACTAGAGCTGGATTTATTGGTAGTCAGCGATATGCATCAATATGGACCGACGATAATCTATCAACCTGGGAGCATCTACATATGAGCATATCCATGGTTCTCAATTTGGTAATCAGCTTAGTTTTTTTTTGCTTGTTTGTTTGATCAATTATTTTGTATCTTTCCTTCAAAAGCTATGTTTTCTATAATATTTCTTACAAAAGCCATTTGACTCACACAACATGTTCTATGAATTTGATATATTTCTACATATGTTTAGTGGTTCCAATGAGCTGCTAGAGGGAGTAATAACCTACATAAATGGATCTAGTTTAACTTGTATGCTATAACTATATTTTCAAATGCTTCTCTATTTCGTAATGGGGGTGATAGTAAGAATAAATGCACTCTGCATACCTTTTTATTTGGTTATCAACTGATGCATCAAAGG is a window of Apium graveolens cultivar Ventura chromosome 11, ASM990537v1, whole genome shotgun sequence DNA encoding:
- the LOC141698020 gene encoding uncharacterized protein LOC141698020 gives rise to the protein MPESNIHRGDAELGGCQNHAHYHNVYGMLMARSTYERMKVANESKCPFVLTRAGFIGSQRYASIWTDDNLSTWEHLHMSISMVLNLGISGQPLAGSVIGGFIKNATPKLFG